In one Sulfitobacter sp. LCG007 genomic region, the following are encoded:
- a CDS encoding ASKHA domain-containing protein codes for MTTDPLVLFTPSGKRGRFPVGTPVLTAARQLGVDLDSVCGGRGICSKCQVSPGYGTFSKHGITVGPDALSPWNAAEQRYKDKRGMIEGRRLGCQAAIQGDVVIDVPPESQVHRQVVRKRAEARQITLDPSVRLFYVEVAEPDMHEPSGDLERLRAALSEQWELEDVAADLNVLQQMQPVLRKGGWKVTVAVHLGHAGATPRILQVWPGYFEGPLYGMAVDLGSTTIAAHLCDLSTGEVLASSGVMNPQIRFGEDLMSRVSYAMMNKGGAAEMTRVVREAMRALFADIATEAGIERGLIVDAVFVCNPVMHHLFLGIDPYELGQAPFALATNAALNLRAEELGLDIHPSARVYLLPCIAGHVGADAAAVALSEAPEKSEDLVLVVDVGTNAEILLGNREKVLACSSPTGPAFEGAQISSGQRAAPGAIERVEIDPATKVARFRVIGSDLWSDEEGFDEATAVTGITGICGSGIIEMVAEMRLNGIVDASGLIGSPEQTGSANCFLDGRTNSYLVHDASAQGGPRITVTNRDIREIQMAKAALYSGARLLMDKFGVEKVDRVVLAGAFGAHISPKHAMVIGMIPDAPLDKVTSAGNAAGTGARIALLNRAARTEIEATVKAIHKVETAIEPRFQEHFVNASAMPNAVDPFPILNSIVALPEVSFNTGGSEGGGRRRRRG; via the coding sequence ATGACAACCGACCCCCTCGTGCTCTTCACGCCCTCGGGCAAGCGCGGACGTTTTCCGGTGGGAACGCCGGTGCTGACCGCCGCGCGCCAGCTCGGGGTCGACCTCGACTCGGTCTGCGGCGGGCGCGGCATCTGCTCGAAATGCCAGGTCAGCCCGGGTTATGGAACGTTTTCCAAGCACGGGATAACCGTTGGCCCGGATGCGCTGTCGCCCTGGAACGCGGCCGAGCAGCGCTACAAGGACAAGCGCGGTATGATCGAGGGGCGCCGGCTGGGCTGCCAGGCGGCCATCCAGGGCGATGTGGTGATCGACGTTCCGCCCGAGAGCCAGGTGCACCGTCAGGTCGTGCGCAAACGCGCCGAAGCGCGGCAGATAACGCTCGACCCATCCGTGCGGCTTTTCTACGTCGAGGTGGCCGAGCCCGACATGCACGAGCCCAGCGGCGACCTCGAGCGCCTGCGCGCCGCGCTTTCCGAGCAATGGGAACTCGAGGATGTCGCAGCGGACCTCAATGTGCTGCAGCAGATGCAGCCCGTGCTGCGCAAGGGGGGCTGGAAGGTCACAGTGGCGGTCCATCTCGGTCATGCGGGCGCAACGCCGCGGATATTGCAGGTCTGGCCGGGGTATTTCGAGGGCCCGCTCTACGGGATGGCCGTCGATCTCGGGTCGACCACCATCGCGGCGCATCTGTGCGACCTGTCTACCGGAGAGGTTCTGGCATCATCGGGTGTGATGAACCCGCAGATCCGGTTCGGCGAGGATCTGATGAGCCGGGTCAGCTATGCGATGATGAACAAGGGAGGCGCCGCCGAGATGACGCGGGTCGTGCGCGAGGCGATGCGCGCCCTCTTCGCCGATATCGCGACGGAAGCGGGCATCGAGCGCGGCCTGATCGTCGATGCAGTCTTCGTGTGCAATCCCGTCATGCATCACCTCTTCCTGGGCATCGACCCCTATGAGCTGGGCCAGGCCCCCTTCGCGCTGGCGACAAATGCCGCGCTGAACCTGCGGGCGGAGGAACTGGGGCTCGATATCCACCCCTCTGCCCGCGTCTATCTGCTGCCCTGCATCGCGGGCCATGTGGGCGCCGATGCCGCCGCCGTCGCGCTGTCGGAGGCGCCCGAGAAATCCGAGGATCTGGTGCTGGTGGTGGATGTGGGCACCAATGCCGAGATCCTGCTCGGCAATCGCGAGAAGGTCCTCGCCTGCTCCTCGCCTACCGGTCCCGCCTTCGAGGGCGCGCAGATCAGCTCGGGCCAGCGCGCCGCCCCCGGCGCCATCGAGCGGGTCGAGATCGACCCCGCGACCAAGGTGGCGCGCTTCCGCGTGATCGGCTCCGATCTGTGGTCGGACGAGGAAGGGTTTGACGAGGCGACCGCGGTCACGGGCATCACCGGCATCTGCGGGTCGGGCATCATCGAGATGGTGGCCGAGATGCGCCTGAACGGCATTGTCGATGCCAGCGGTCTGATCGGATCGCCCGAACAGACCGGATCGGCGAATTGCTTTCTCGACGGTCGCACCAACAGCTACCTCGTCCATGACGCCAGTGCGCAGGGCGGTCCCCGCATCACCGTGACCAACCGCGACATCCGCGAGATCCAGATGGCCAAGGCCGCGCTCTATTCCGGGGCACGCCTGCTGATGGACAAGTTCGGGGTCGAGAAAGTGGATCGCGTCGTGCTCGCCGGGGCGTTCGGGGCGCATATCAGTCCGAAGCACGCGATGGTCATCGGCATGATTCCCGATGCTCCGCTGGACAAGGTCACCTCGGCCGGGAACGCCGCTGGAACCGGCGCGCGCATCGCATTGCTCAATCGGGCGGCCCGGACCGAAATCGAAGCCACCGTGAAGGCGATCCACAAGGTCGAGACAGCCATCGAGCCGCGTTTTCAGGAGCATTTCGTAAATGCATCGGCGATGCCAAACGCGGTCGATCCTTTCCCGATCCTAAATTCGATCGTCGCCCTGCCGGAGGTGAGCTTCAACACCGGCGGCAGCGAGGGCGGCGGACGCAGGCGCAGGCGCGGCTGA
- a CDS encoding long-chain fatty acid--CoA ligase: MLGQMMQTQLLISTQIDHAARYHGAAEIHSVCTGGGVEVTNWRAVGENARRLGSALAGLGLGPQARCATIVWNNRRHLECYFGVSGAGFVLHTLNPRLFPEQLVYIINHADDRVLLIDRTFVPLVAAIRDRIPCVQHLVLLEPQVDAEAAAALPGLRAYDDLIATGDAGFAWPDFDENTASSLCYTSGTTGNPKGVLYSHRSTVLHSLAANTRDMIGFSARDTVLPVVPMFHVNAWGTPYACAMSGARMVLPGPGLDGASLVDLIDAYRVTVALGVPTIWLGLLGEAQKSGSRLESLERTVVGGSACPPSMIAAFRDRHGVDVMHAWGMTEMSPLGSLNQPLAKHLDLSAEAQHRLREGQGRPPWGIELDIRGEDGASLPHDGKAQGRLVVRGPWILGAYYGLSAEDTLEDGWFDTGDIATLDPDGYLSVRDRAKDIIKSGGEWISSVELENLAIACPQLKDCAVIGVRHPKWDERPVLVAVRADGAEPTPEQVLKIFEGKVARWQVPDTVVFVDMLPRNATGKVLKRNLREEFADVLMG, from the coding sequence ATGCTTGGCCAGATGATGCAGACCCAACTGCTGATCTCGACGCAGATCGACCATGCCGCACGCTATCACGGGGCGGCGGAGATTCATTCCGTCTGCACCGGCGGCGGGGTCGAGGTCACGAACTGGCGCGCGGTGGGGGAGAACGCCCGGCGGCTGGGATCGGCCCTTGCCGGTCTCGGACTCGGCCCGCAGGCGCGATGCGCGACCATCGTCTGGAACAATCGCCGGCATCTCGAATGCTACTTCGGCGTCTCGGGGGCGGGCTTCGTGCTTCATACCCTCAACCCGCGTCTCTTTCCCGAACAGCTTGTCTACATCATCAACCATGCCGATGACCGGGTGCTCCTGATCGACCGGACCTTCGTTCCGCTGGTCGCCGCGATCCGCGACCGGATCCCCTGCGTGCAGCACCTCGTCCTTCTCGAGCCTCAGGTCGACGCGGAGGCGGCCGCGGCACTGCCCGGCCTGCGCGCCTACGACGATCTGATCGCCACGGGCGATGCAGGTTTCGCCTGGCCGGATTTCGACGAGAACACGGCCTCGAGCCTCTGCTACACCTCGGGGACCACCGGCAACCCCAAGGGCGTGCTCTACTCGCACCGCTCGACGGTCCTGCACAGTCTTGCCGCCAACACGCGTGACATGATCGGCTTTTCCGCCCGCGACACGGTGCTGCCCGTGGTGCCGATGTTTCACGTCAACGCCTGGGGCACGCCCTATGCCTGTGCGATGTCGGGGGCGCGCATGGTGCTGCCCGGACCGGGGCTCGACGGGGCGTCCCTGGTCGATCTGATCGACGCCTACCGGGTTACGGTCGCCCTTGGCGTTCCCACCATCTGGCTGGGTCTGCTGGGCGAGGCGCAGAAATCGGGCAGCCGGCTCGAAAGCCTCGAACGCACGGTCGTGGGTGGCTCGGCCTGTCCGCCGTCGATGATCGCGGCTTTCCGCGACCGCCATGGCGTCGATGTGATGCATGCCTGGGGCATGACCGAGATGTCTCCGCTCGGCTCGCTCAACCAGCCGCTTGCCAAGCATCTCGACCTGTCCGCCGAGGCGCAGCATCGCCTGCGCGAGGGGCAGGGGCGCCCGCCCTGGGGGATCGAGCTGGATATCCGCGGCGAGGACGGTGCTTCCCTGCCGCATGACGGCAAGGCGCAGGGCAGGCTGGTCGTGCGCGGGCCCTGGATCCTCGGGGCCTACTATGGCCTGTCCGCTGAGGACACGCTCGAGGACGGCTGGTTCGACACCGGCGACATCGCCACGCTGGATCCGGACGGATATCTGAGCGTCAGGGACCGGGCAAAGGACATCATCAAGTCCGGCGGGGAATGGATCAGCTCGGTCGAGCTCGAGAACCTCGCGATCGCCTGCCCGCAGCTCAAGGACTGCGCCGTGATCGGCGTGCGGCATCCGAAATGGGACGAACGCCCGGTGCTGGTGGCCGTACGCGCCGACGGCGCCGAGCCCACCCCGGAACAGGTGCTTAAGATATTCGAGGGCAAGGTCGCGCGCTGGCAGGTGCCCGACACGGTCGTCTTCGTCGATATGCTCCCGCGCAACGCGACGGGCAAGGTGCTCAAGCGCAACCTGCGCGAGGAATTTGCGGATGTGCTGATGGGGTGA
- the zwf gene encoding glucose-6-phosphate dehydrogenase, with the protein MVSRVIPVDPFDLVIFGGTGDLARRKILPGLFRRFVAGQMPPEARVIGAARSDMSPDEFRDLTAEAIGEFASDAVDGGDALKSFLQRVDYVAIDAQGDKGWAELREKMSGEDRIEAYYFSVAPSLFGQLAEKLQSHGMADDNARIVVEKPFGRDLESAKALNATLAKYFDEAQIYRIDHYLGKETVQNLMAVRFGNMLFEPLWNSQYVDHIQITVAETVGVGGRGEYYDKSGAMRDMVQNHLMQLLCLIAMEPPARFSPDAVRDEKLKVIRALDPVPPHHIVRGQYDAGRNGDDHPDYRTAVDDPRSKTESFIAIRTMVSNWRWAGTPFYLRTGKRMIARSSEICVVFKETPHSIFGEEAGSHRNVLSIRLQPNEGITLGVTIKEPGPGGMRLVDVPLDMTFADALGPENSEQVEAYERLIMDVIRGNQTLFMRGDEVEAAWAWTDPIIEGWTRRGDVPKPYDSGSAGPTDSDQLLKREGREWRKLVP; encoded by the coding sequence ATGGTCTCTCGCGTAATCCCCGTTGATCCCTTCGATCTCGTCATCTTCGGCGGGACCGGCGACCTTGCCCGCCGCAAGATCCTCCCGGGGTTGTTCAGACGCTTCGTCGCCGGGCAGATGCCGCCGGAGGCCCGCGTGATCGGCGCGGCGCGCAGCGACATGTCGCCGGATGAGTTCCGGGATCTCACGGCCGAGGCGATCGGCGAATTCGCCTCGGACGCCGTGGACGGTGGGGACGCGCTGAAGAGCTTCCTTCAGCGCGTGGATTATGTCGCTATCGACGCGCAAGGCGACAAGGGATGGGCGGAACTGCGGGAGAAGATGTCGGGCGAGGACCGCATCGAGGCCTATTACTTCTCTGTCGCCCCCTCGCTGTTCGGTCAGCTTGCCGAAAAGCTGCAAAGCCACGGGATGGCGGACGACAATGCCCGCATCGTGGTCGAAAAGCCCTTCGGGCGCGACCTCGAAAGCGCCAAGGCGCTCAACGCGACGCTGGCGAAATATTTCGACGAGGCGCAGATCTACCGGATCGATCACTATCTCGGCAAGGAGACGGTGCAGAACCTGATGGCGGTGCGTTTCGGCAACATGCTTTTCGAGCCGCTGTGGAACAGCCAGTATGTGGATCATATCCAGATAACCGTGGCCGAGACCGTCGGCGTTGGGGGGCGCGGCGAGTATTACGACAAGTCGGGCGCGATGCGGGACATGGTGCAGAACCATCTCATGCAACTTCTCTGCCTGATCGCGATGGAGCCGCCCGCGCGCTTTTCGCCCGACGCGGTGCGCGACGAGAAGCTCAAGGTAATCCGCGCGCTCGATCCGGTGCCGCCCCATCACATCGTTCGGGGGCAGTATGACGCCGGACGCAACGGCGACGATCATCCCGACTATCGCACCGCCGTGGACGATCCGCGCTCGAAGACGGAAAGCTTCATCGCGATCCGCACCATGGTGTCGAACTGGCGTTGGGCAGGAACGCCGTTCTACCTGCGCACCGGCAAGCGGATGATCGCGCGCTCCAGCGAGATCTGCGTGGTCTTCAAGGAGACGCCGCATTCGATTTTCGGCGAGGAAGCGGGATCGCACCGCAATGTGCTTTCGATCCGTCTGCAACCCAACGAGGGCATCACCCTCGGGGTGACGATCAAGGAACCCGGACCGGGGGGAATGCGTCTTGTCGATGTGCCACTGGACATGACATTCGCCGACGCGCTCGGCCCCGAGAATTCAGAACAGGTCGAGGCCTATGAGAGGCTCATCATGGATGTGATCCGGGGCAATCAGACCCTCTTCATGCGCGGTGACGAGGTCGAGGCCGCCTGGGCCTGGACCGATCCGATCATCGAGGGCTGGACCCGGCGGGGAGACGTGCCGAAACCCTATGACAGCGGCAGTGCGGGGCCGACGGATTCGGACCAGCTGCTGAAACGCGAAGGCCGCGAATGGCGGAAGCTGGTGCCATGA
- a CDS encoding class I SAM-dependent methyltransferase has protein sequence MSDGQSADQEEYWNSGAGQQWVRLAPMLDATMQPVLDVLLSAAALVPGERVLDVGCGTGASLRQAAEAVSPTGLATGADISRTMLEAAAERIRDLPQARTLLADVARHDFGEERADAMISRFGVMFFEDTPAAFANIARGLRPGGRMVFAAWGPVEENPWFTSPAQAAKTVLSAPPSVDPDDPGPFAFRHIPRVVAMLDAAGLVEIEGRAVALDLTPAGDLAEVAGVSTLVGPAQRAIAHFEADDVQVEAVRREIEARFAGFVGPQGVRIPAMINLFRARVAV, from the coding sequence GTGAGCGACGGGCAAAGCGCCGACCAGGAAGAATACTGGAACTCCGGGGCCGGGCAGCAATGGGTCCGCCTGGCACCCATGCTCGATGCCACCATGCAGCCCGTGCTGGATGTCTTGCTGAGCGCTGCCGCGCTCGTGCCCGGGGAGCGCGTGCTCGACGTGGGTTGCGGCACCGGCGCGAGCCTGCGACAGGCAGCCGAAGCCGTGAGCCCCACGGGCCTCGCAACCGGCGCCGACATCTCGCGCACGATGCTCGAAGCGGCGGCGGAGCGGATCCGCGATCTGCCACAGGCCCGCACGCTGCTGGCCGACGTCGCGCGCCACGACTTCGGCGAGGAACGGGCTGACGCCATGATCTCGCGCTTCGGCGTAATGTTCTTCGAAGACACGCCCGCCGCCTTCGCCAATATCGCACGCGGGCTCCGGCCCGGGGGCCGGATGGTCTTTGCCGCCTGGGGCCCGGTGGAGGAAAATCCATGGTTCACCTCGCCCGCACAGGCGGCCAAGACCGTGCTCAGTGCCCCGCCCTCCGTCGATCCGGATGACCCCGGCCCCTTTGCCTTCCGCCACATTCCCCGCGTCGTCGCGATGCTCGATGCTGCGGGGCTGGTTGAAATCGAAGGTCGCGCCGTCGCGCTCGATCTGACGCCGGCCGGCGATCTCGCCGAAGTCGCGGGTGTCAGCACCCTGGTGGGACCTGCGCAGCGCGCCATCGCCCATTTCGAGGCGGACGACGTTCAGGTGGAAGCCGTCAGGCGAGAAATAGAGGCACGCTTCGCAGGGTTCGTCGGCCCGCAGGGCGTCCGCATCCCGGCGATGATCAACCTCTTCCGTGCAAGGGTAGCGGTATAG
- the pgi gene encoding glucose-6-phosphate isomerase: MSREWEALEARRAETAERSILSLFDSESRAETFSVRAGDMLFDYSKTNIDAATRAALIALIESAGVADKREAMFEGHPINDTEGRAVLHTALRNLDGGGIMVDGQDVMPGVLETLERMRTYAEVVREGMFTDVVNIGIGGSDLGPAMAVQALSPYHDGPRCHFVSNVDGAHVSDTLRGLDATTTLVIVASKTFTTIETMTNARTAKAWMVENGGDPARQFAALSTAAQKTADFGIPPERVFGFEDWVGGRYSMWGPIGLSLMIAIGARQFDNFLRGAQEMDRHFRAAPWEENMPAMLALVGMWHNQVCGCATRAVLPYDQRLARLPDYFQQLEMESNGKGVTMDGTPLDLPSGPVVWGAAGTNGQHAFYQLIHQGTRVIPCEFMVAAQGHEAELAHHHQLLVANCLAQSEALMRGRSLEVARDMMEKKGFEGDELERQARHRVFPGNRPSTTLIYPQLDPFTLGAIVALYEHRVFVEGAILGINSFDQWGVELGKELATSLQPVVEGKESSGDRDGSTAQLVEFVLGHRT, translated from the coding sequence CTGAGCAGGGAATGGGAGGCGCTCGAAGCGCGCCGGGCAGAAACGGCGGAGCGCAGCATCCTTTCGCTCTTCGACAGCGAAAGCAGGGCAGAGACGTTCAGCGTCCGCGCTGGCGACATGCTGTTCGATTATTCCAAGACCAATATCGACGCGGCGACGCGCGCTGCGCTGATCGCCCTGATCGAGTCGGCAGGGGTCGCGGACAAGCGCGAGGCGATGTTCGAGGGTCACCCGATCAACGACACCGAGGGACGGGCGGTGCTGCACACGGCCCTGCGAAACCTCGACGGCGGTGGGATCATGGTCGACGGTCAGGACGTGATGCCGGGCGTGCTCGAGACGCTCGAGAGGATGCGGACATATGCCGAAGTCGTGCGCGAGGGCATGTTCACGGATGTGGTCAATATCGGTATCGGCGGCTCCGATCTGGGACCCGCGATGGCCGTACAGGCGCTGTCGCCCTATCACGACGGACCACGCTGCCATTTCGTCTCGAACGTCGATGGCGCGCATGTTTCGGATACCCTTCGGGGGCTCGATGCCACGACGACGCTGGTGATCGTGGCCTCCAAGACCTTCACCACCATTGAGACCATGACCAACGCCCGCACCGCAAAGGCCTGGATGGTCGAGAACGGCGGCGATCCGGCGCGACAGTTCGCGGCCCTCAGCACCGCGGCGCAGAAGACCGCCGATTTCGGCATCCCGCCCGAGCGCGTCTTCGGTTTCGAGGACTGGGTCGGGGGGCGCTATTCCATGTGGGGGCCGATCGGGTTGTCGCTGATGATCGCGATCGGAGCGCGTCAGTTTGACAACTTCCTGCGCGGCGCTCAGGAGATGGACCGCCATTTCCGTGCGGCTCCGTGGGAGGAGAACATGCCGGCGATGCTGGCGCTGGTGGGAATGTGGCACAACCAGGTCTGCGGCTGCGCCACGCGCGCCGTGCTGCCCTATGACCAGCGGCTGGCGCGGCTGCCGGATTACTTCCAGCAGCTCGAGATGGAATCCAACGGCAAGGGCGTCACCATGGACGGGACTCCGCTTGATCTCCCGTCGGGGCCGGTGGTCTGGGGCGCGGCGGGGACCAACGGCCAGCATGCCTTCTACCAGCTCATCCATCAGGGCACCCGGGTCATCCCCTGCGAATTCATGGTGGCTGCGCAGGGCCATGAGGCCGAGCTTGCCCATCATCACCAGCTTCTGGTGGCCAACTGCCTGGCGCAGTCCGAGGCGCTGATGCGCGGTCGCTCGCTCGAGGTCGCGAGGGACATGATGGAGAAGAAGGGCTTCGAGGGCGACGAGCTGGAAAGGCAGGCGCGCCATCGCGTTTTTCCGGGCAACCGGCCGTCGACGACGCTGATCTATCCACAGCTCGATCCGTTCACGCTGGGCGCCATCGTGGCGCTTTACGAGCACAGGGTCTTTGTCGAGGGCGCGATCCTGGGCATCAACTCGTTCGACCAGTGGGGCGTCGAACTGGGCAAGGAACTCGCCACGTCGCTCCAGCCCGTGGTCGAGGGCAAGGAGTCCTCGGGCGATCGGGACGGATCCACGGCTCAGCTGGTGGAATTCGTGCTCGGACACCGGACCTGA
- a CDS encoding acyl-CoA thioesterase, translating to MELRYHTPLSAEEQRAFGIEPPAPLAMADQVRFSELDALQHVNNAVYMEWFERLRVRYAQEYGLSRQGEDNGNPRIVIRSGTIHYRQEMLMDESYVTTCGCTAYRNTSFSLAQRLWSGGTLRATFDCVVVLLKPDGSGRFALPEVLKKRFAELDQAVSEG from the coding sequence ATGGAGCTACGCTATCACACCCCGCTTTCGGCAGAGGAACAGCGCGCATTCGGGATAGAGCCGCCCGCTCCGCTTGCCATGGCCGACCAGGTGCGGTTCTCGGAACTCGATGCGCTGCAGCACGTGAACAATGCCGTCTACATGGAGTGGTTCGAACGCCTGCGGGTCCGATATGCGCAGGAATACGGGCTTTCGCGCCAAGGTGAGGACAACGGCAATCCCCGCATCGTCATCCGCTCGGGCACGATCCATTACCGGCAGGAAATGCTGATGGACGAGAGCTACGTCACCACCTGCGGCTGCACGGCATACCGGAACACCTCGTTCTCGCTGGCGCAGAGGCTCTGGTCCGGGGGCACCCTTCGGGCGACATTCGACTGCGTCGTCGTATTGCTGAAGCCTGACGGAAGCGGACGTTTCGCCTTGCCAGAGGTGCTGAAGAAACGTTTCGCCGAGCTGGACCAGGCGGTGTCCGAAGGGTGA
- the pgl gene encoding 6-phosphogluconolactonase yields the protein MNFEEYADREMLVINVANMLAGELRSSLQRHDSASFAVPGGTTPGPLFDALCSVELDWSRVHVMLTDERWVPEAHPRSNAALVRDRLLTDRAAAARFLPFYREGMGIAEAARAVSDELLPELPLSVLLLGMGEDMHTASLFPGAAGLSEALDEAAPALVPVSPDSQPEQRVTLSGPVLDGAMCKHLVIFGEAKRAALERSATLGALEAPIAAVIGGGTVHWAA from the coding sequence ATGAATTTCGAGGAATACGCGGACCGCGAGATGCTGGTCATAAACGTCGCCAACATGCTCGCGGGCGAGCTGAGGAGCAGCTTGCAACGCCACGATTCCGCAAGCTTTGCCGTGCCGGGCGGCACGACTCCGGGCCCGCTTTTCGATGCGCTCTGCTCTGTCGAGCTGGACTGGTCGCGGGTGCATGTGATGCTGACGGACGAGCGCTGGGTGCCCGAGGCGCATCCGCGCTCGAATGCGGCTCTGGTGCGCGACAGGCTGCTGACGGATCGGGCCGCCGCCGCGAGATTTCTGCCCTTCTATCGGGAGGGCATGGGCATCGCGGAGGCCGCCCGCGCGGTGTCGGACGAGCTTCTGCCGGAATTGCCGCTTTCTGTCCTCCTGCTGGGCATGGGCGAAGACATGCACACGGCTTCGCTCTTTCCCGGGGCGGCGGGTCTGTCCGAGGCGCTGGACGAAGCCGCGCCCGCGCTGGTCCCAGTGTCGCCGGACAGCCAGCCGGAACAACGCGTCACGCTGAGCGGCCCGGTGCTTGACGGCGCCATGTGCAAGCATCTGGTCATCTTCGGCGAGGCCAAGCGCGCGGCGCTGGAACGGTCGGCAACGCTCGGCGCGCTGGAGGCACCTATCGCAGCAGTCATCGGAGGGGGGACGGTACATTGGGCCGCCTGA
- a CDS encoding glycerate kinase has translation MQRKTSDAHGFLRNLFHRAVEVADPMRSLASCLPAKPEGRVVVVGAGKASARMAEAVEAAWGPCEGIVITRYGYARSCRGIEIVEAAHPVPDAAGVAATRRMLDLLDGLGEEDFVLALISGGASALLIAPSGDITLAEKQAVNAALLASGAPIGQMNLLRKHLSRVKGGQLATAAYPARMLSLMISDVPGDDPAFIGSGPTVGDASTPTDARAVLDRWGIDAPPSVTAALAGPSGVVPPGDPRLSRVENVIYAAPSQSLAAAAEMARAAGCEVRVLGDAIEGEAREVASAQAAMAVELAAGRGPGAPPLLLLSGGELTVTRSGDGIGGPNAEFCLALAIALDGAAHISALACDTDGVDGAAEVAGALIGPDTLAHAATAGLDASEALARNDAHRFFEAIGSQVVTGPTLTNVNDFRAILIGTPPSPARPPQP, from the coding sequence GTGCAACGAAAAACGAGCGACGCGCACGGTTTCCTCCGCAATCTTTTCCACCGCGCGGTCGAGGTAGCAGACCCGATGCGGTCGCTGGCCTCTTGCCTTCCTGCGAAGCCCGAAGGGCGTGTCGTGGTCGTGGGCGCCGGAAAGGCCTCGGCCCGCATGGCCGAAGCGGTCGAAGCCGCCTGGGGTCCCTGCGAAGGAATTGTCATCACGCGCTACGGCTACGCCCGTTCCTGCCGGGGCATCGAGATCGTCGAGGCCGCGCATCCGGTTCCTGACGCTGCCGGTGTAGCGGCCACGCGACGCATGCTGGACCTTCTGGATGGACTCGGAGAAGAGGATTTCGTCCTCGCACTCATCTCCGGCGGTGCCTCGGCGCTGCTGATCGCGCCCTCGGGCGACATCACGCTGGCGGAGAAACAGGCCGTCAACGCCGCCCTTCTCGCCTCCGGCGCGCCCATCGGGCAGATGAACCTGCTCAGAAAGCACCTCAGCCGGGTCAAGGGAGGCCAGCTTGCCACCGCCGCCTACCCGGCCCGAATGCTGTCGCTGATGATCTCGGACGTGCCCGGCGACGATCCCGCCTTCATCGGATCCGGCCCCACCGTCGGCGATGCCTCGACACCGACCGACGCCCGCGCGGTGCTCGACCGCTGGGGAATCGACGCACCCCCCAGCGTGACGGCGGCGCTTGCGGGGCCAAGCGGAGTTGTGCCGCCCGGAGATCCCCGTCTGTCACGGGTCGAGAACGTGATCTACGCCGCCCCCTCGCAGTCGCTCGCCGCCGCCGCCGAGATGGCCCGCGCCGCGGGCTGCGAGGTGCGCGTGCTGGGCGACGCGATCGAGGGCGAGGCTCGCGAGGTGGCCAGCGCGCAGGCTGCAATGGCAGTCGAGCTGGCCGCCGGGCGAGGTCCCGGCGCCCCCCCGCTGCTGCTGCTTTCGGGAGGCGAGCTGACCGTGACCCGCAGCGGAGACGGCATCGGCGGACCCAACGCCGAATTCTGCCTCGCCCTTGCCATCGCGCTGGACGGCGCAGCCCACATCTCCGCGCTTGCCTGCGATACGGACGGCGTGGACGGCGCAGCGGAAGTTGCGGGCGCGCTCATAGGGCCAGACACCCTCGCACATGCCGCGACCGCTGGGCTCGACGCCTCCGAAGCGCTGGCGCGAAACGACGCCCACCGCTTCTTCGAGGCCATCGGGTCGCAGGTCGTCACCGGCCCGACACTGACCAACGTGAACGATTTCCGCGCCATCCTGATCGGCACGCCTCCGTCCCCCGCACGCCCTCCCCAACCTTAA